A stretch of Clostridia bacterium DNA encodes these proteins:
- a CDS encoding DUF2815 family protein, which yields MSKSTRVVVPGRLSFVNLFEPKSINGSDPKYSVSVIIPKSDKKTINMILKAIEEAKEEGAPKFGGKVPANLKTPLRDGDIDRPDDPNYADAYFINANSKNAPQIVDSKIQAVLDRSEVYSGCYGKVSINFYAFNVNGNRGIAAGLGNAQKLRDGEPLGGMTRAEDDFEIEDDDDFMS from the coding sequence ATGAGTAAAAGTACAAGAGTGGTCGTTCCTGGAAGACTTAGTTTCGTGAATTTGTTCGAACCAAAGAGTATCAACGGCTCGGATCCAAAGTATAGCGTATCGGTGATCATTCCTAAGAGTGACAAAAAGACCATCAACATGATTTTAAAAGCTATTGAAGAAGCGAAGGAAGAAGGCGCTCCAAAGTTTGGCGGCAAGGTACCTGCAAATCTTAAGACACCTCTTCGTGATGGTGATATCGACAGACCAGATGATCCCAATTATGCTGATGCCTATTTCATTAATGCTAATTCAAAGAACGCACCTCAGATTGTAGATAGCAAGATTCAAGCCGTTCTTGACCGAAGTGAAGTTTACAGTGGCTGTTATGGGAAGGTAAGTATCAACTTTTATGCCTTCAATGTGAATGGTAACCGAGGGATAGCAGCAGGCCTCGGCAATGCACAGAAGCTTAGAGACGGTGAGCCCTTGGGTGGCATGACAAGAGCTGAAGATGACTTTGAGATTGAGGACGATGATGATTTCATGTCCTAG
- a CDS encoding methionine adenosyltransferase, with amino-acid sequence MNKKQKPAYIFTSESVTEGHPDKMCDQIADAILDAILREDPEARTAIEVTAADGFIHVFGEARTKARVDYKKIVRDTIDSIGYRADELSTDGEFYRMLISINKQSPDIAMGVDGKELGAGDQGMMFGYACDETDAMLPLPVVLAHRLCRRLADARKSGELPCLKPDGKAQVSVEYDQDHKPLSVKTIVVSTQHSEEIDPQKLREDVLRHIIRKSIPSALFDKDTKVLINPTGRFVLGGPAADSGLTGRKIIVDTYGSKGRHGGGAFSGKDPTKVDRSGAYLARYIAKNIVAAGLARECEVQVSYAIGVAEPVSFNINTFGTGKLDDEALTAIVSSLIDMRPGTIIKSFGLKRPIYKQFAAYGHFGRAKMLEGGVVKNTPWEMLDMVGILKELTEDYLKKKGGQDHE; translated from the coding sequence ATGAATAAAAAACAGAAACCAGCTTACATTTTTACCTCTGAGTCTGTGACGGAGGGCCATCCGGACAAGATGTGCGACCAAATTGCAGATGCGATCTTGGATGCCATTTTAAGAGAGGATCCAGAAGCAAGGACAGCCATTGAGGTAACTGCAGCAGATGGATTCATCCATGTCTTTGGAGAAGCACGAACAAAGGCAAGAGTGGACTACAAGAAGATCGTGCGCGACACCATCGATTCCATTGGTTACAGGGCAGATGAGCTTTCCACCGACGGGGAGTTCTACAGGATGCTGATCAGCATTAACAAACAGTCACCGGATATCGCAATGGGTGTTGATGGCAAGGAGCTAGGTGCTGGCGACCAGGGCATGATGTTTGGATACGCCTGCGATGAAACGGATGCGATGCTGCCTTTACCCGTAGTTCTAGCCCATAGACTTTGTAGAAGACTTGCTGATGCGAGAAAGTCTGGTGAACTTCCATGTCTTAAACCTGATGGAAAGGCGCAGGTTTCTGTGGAATACGACCAAGACCATAAACCTCTTTCTGTGAAAACTATTGTGGTTTCAACTCAGCACAGTGAAGAGATCGACCCTCAAAAGCTCAGAGAAGATGTACTAAGACACATTATTAGGAAGAGTATTCCATCCGCACTCTTTGATAAAGACACCAAGGTCCTAATCAATCCTACCGGTAGATTCGTCTTGGGTGGTCCGGCTGCAGATTCAGGTCTTACAGGAAGAAAGATCATCGTGGATACCTATGGTAGCAAAGGTAGACATGGCGGTGGCGCTTTCTCTGGAAAAGACCCGACAAAGGTTGATCGCTCTGGAGCTTATCTAGCAAGATACATCGCAAAGAACATAGTGGCAGCAGGTCTTGCTAGGGAATGCGAAGTGCAAGTGTCTTACGCGATTGGTGTAGCAGAACCCGTTTCTTTTAATATCAATACCTTTGGCACTGGCAAACTTGATGATGAAGCACTCACCGCTATTGTTTCCTCACTTATTGATATGAGGCCCGGCACAATCATAAAGTCTTTTGGATTGAAACGGCCCATCTATAAACAGTTTGCAGCTTATGGCCATTTTGGTAGAGCGAAGATGCTTGAGGGTGGTGTCGTGAAGAATACGCCCTGGGAGATGCTCGACATGGTTGGCATCCTAAAAGAACTAACAGAGGACTATTTAAAGAAGAAAGGGGGACAAGATCATGAGTAG
- a CDS encoding DUF2800 domain-containing protein, with protein MSGSTNAHSMLSASGAHRWMTCMPSAILEQQFPNETSVFAEEGTAAHDLAEHKLRKALKMRSRKPTSKFHSDEMDEMTDLYVEYCLGIIEKAKEECQDLQILIEQKLDFSDYVPEGFGTGDLVVVGSGTLHVVDLKYGRGVIVSADKNPQMMLYALGALSLFEMLYDIEKVSMTIIQPRVENFSTYEVSVDELLSWAEKELKPKALLASNGEGEFCAGDHCRFCRARNQCRARAVKNLELLKYEFQDPALLLDKEIAEIIGLANELSKWAGDVYTYATALAINEGRQWDGFKLVEGRTRRKYTDEIAVAEAAKAQGYTDIFKQSLISITEMEKLMSKQKFKQILGSLVEKPKGKLTLVSETDKREAVEPIEAEFQIEE; from the coding sequence ATGAGTGGATCAACTAATGCCCATTCGATGCTCTCAGCTTCAGGAGCACATCGGTGGATGACGTGTATGCCTTCGGCAATCCTTGAACAGCAGTTCCCCAATGAAACCAGTGTCTTTGCTGAAGAAGGGACAGCGGCCCATGACCTGGCAGAACACAAACTGAGGAAAGCACTGAAGATGCGGTCAAGAAAACCTACCAGTAAGTTTCATTCAGATGAAATGGATGAGATGACAGATCTTTATGTGGAGTACTGTCTTGGCATCATCGAAAAAGCAAAAGAAGAATGCCAGGACCTGCAGATATTAATCGAGCAGAAGCTGGACTTTAGTGACTACGTGCCTGAAGGGTTTGGGACGGGTGACTTGGTGGTTGTAGGTAGTGGAACCCTCCATGTGGTGGATCTGAAGTACGGTCGCGGAGTAATCGTATCAGCTGATAAAAATCCTCAAATGATGCTCTATGCATTAGGTGCACTTTCCTTATTTGAAATGCTCTATGACATTGAAAAAGTATCCATGACCATTATTCAACCAAGAGTGGAAAACTTCTCCACCTATGAAGTAAGTGTGGATGAGCTTCTCTCTTGGGCTGAAAAAGAACTGAAGCCTAAAGCACTTCTTGCTAGTAATGGAGAAGGCGAGTTTTGTGCTGGCGATCATTGCCGGTTCTGTAGAGCTAGAAACCAATGTAGAGCGAGGGCTGTTAAAAATTTAGAACTGCTCAAGTATGAGTTTCAAGATCCAGCACTTTTGTTGGATAAGGAAATTGCTGAAATCATTGGTCTAGCAAATGAGCTATCCAAATGGGCAGGGGATGTCTACACCTACGCGACTGCTCTAGCCATTAATGAAGGAAGGCAGTGGGATGGGTTCAAGCTTGTAGAGGGCAGAACCAGAAGAAAGTACACTGATGAAATTGCTGTCGCGGAAGCTGCAAAGGCTCAGGGCTATACCGACATTTTCAAACAGAGTCTTATCAGTATTACTGAAATGGAGAAATTGATGAGCAAACAGAAATTTAAGCAGATACTTGGAAGCTTAGTGGAAAAGCCAAAAGGCAAGCTGACACTTGTCTCTGAAACAGACAAGCGAGAAGCAGTAGAACCTATAGAAGCAGAGTTCCAAATAGAAGAGTAG